A DNA window from Betta splendens chromosome 6, fBetSpl5.4, whole genome shotgun sequence contains the following coding sequences:
- the LOC114857818 gene encoding creatine kinase U-type, mitochondrial: MASSFSRLLSSRRNIGLLSLVGGSAVAAAFVLQREHVSAGAPVRRRYPASAEYPDLRKHNNCMASNLTPAIYSKLCDKATPNGYTLDQAIQTGVDNPGHPFIKTVGMVAGDEESYEVFADLLDPVIKERHNGYDPCTMKHPTDLDSSKIQSGHFDERYVLSSRVRTGRSIRGLSLPPACTRAERREVERVAVDALAGLKGDLTGRYYSLTQMTEKEQQQLIDDHFLFDKPVSPLLTCAGMARDWPDARGIWHNNEKTFLIWINEEDHTRVISMEKGGNMKRVFDRFCRGLKEVERLIQERGWEFMWNERLGYILTCPSNLGTGLRAGVHVKLPLLSKDPRFSKILDNLRLQKRGTGGVDTAAVGGVFDISNLDRLGHSEVQLVQTVIDGVNYLIECEKRLEKGQDIKVPAPIKQFK, from the exons ATGGCCAGCAGCTTCTcacggctcctctcctccagacGGAACATCGGGCTCCTGTCGCTGGTGGGAGGTTCGGCGGTAGCGGCCGCGTTCGTTCTCCAGCGGGAACACGTCAGCGCCGGGGCCCCGGTCCGCAGAAGGTACCCCGCCAG tgCAGAGTACCCCGACCTGCGCAAACACAACAACTGCATGGCCAGTAACCTGACGCCGGCCATCTACTCCAAGCTGTGTGACAAGGCCACTCCCAACGGCTACACCCTGGACCAGGCCATCCAGACGGGCGTGGACAACCCGGGGCACCCCTTCATCAAGACCGTTGGCATGGTGGCAGGAGACGAGGAGTCCTATGAG gtgTTTGCAGACCTGCTGGACCCTGTCATCAAAGAGAGGCACAACGGCTACGACCCCTGCACCATGAAGCACCCCACCGACCTGGACTCCAGCAAG ATCCAGTCGGGACACTTTGACGAGCGCTACGTGCTGTCGTCCAGGGTGAGGACGGGCCGCAGCATCCGAGGCCTGAGCCTGCCCCCTGCCTGCACCAGGGCGGAGCGCAGGGAGGTGGAGCGCGTGGCGGTGGACGCCCTCGCCGGCCTCAAAGGCGACCTGACCGGGAGGTACTACAGCCTGACGCAGATGacggagaaggagcagcagcagctcattgac gaccacttcctgtttgacaagCCTGTATCCCCCCTTCTGACATGTGCAGGCATGGCTCGTGACTGGCCAGATGCCCGCGGGATCTG GCACAACAATGAGAAGACTTTCCTGATCTGGATCAATGAGGAGGATCACACCAGGGTCATCTCCATGGAGAAGGGTGGCAACATGAAGAGAGTCTTTGACAGGTTCTGCAGAGGACTGAAGGAG GTGGAGCGCCTGATCCAGGAGAGAGGCTGGGAGTTCATGTGGAACGAGAGGCTCGGTTACATCCTTACCTGCCCGTCCAACCTGGGCACTGGGCTCAGAGCGGGAGTCCACGTCAAGCTGCCCCTGCTGAGCAAG GATCCTCGCTTCAGTAAGATCCTGGACAACCTGCGCCTGCAGAAGCGAGGGACAGGTGGTGTGGATACGGCCGCTGTGGGCGGAGTGTTCGACATCTCCAACCTGGACCGTCTGGGACACTCTGAG GTCCAGCTGGTGCAGACAGTGATTGATGGCGTCAACTACCTAATTGAGTGTGAGAAGAGGCTGGAGAAAGGCCAGGACATCAAGGTGCCTGCACCCATCAAGCAGTTCAAGTAG